The following proteins are encoded in a genomic region of Phragmites australis chromosome 9, lpPhrAust1.1, whole genome shotgun sequence:
- the LOC133928163 gene encoding proline-rich receptor-like protein kinase PERK1: FYTEIFFISHGDVVLASGNLYSPSLPVTSSHQQSHPKPSSEPLQRPPPQTYSQQVHPPWKTSSDAPSAPLGPPPPPPPVTGGTVSYADLAVATGGFSDANLLGQGGFGRVYRGALPGAGEVAIKRLLPGSGQGDREFHAEVEIISRVHHRHLVSLVGYCIHADQRLLVYEYVPNKTLELHLHGSGQPTLEWPQRWKIALGSAKGLAYLHEDCDPKIIHRDIKAANILLDYNFEPKVSDFGLARIQAGGDTHVSTRVMGTFGYLAPEYALSGRVTDRSDVFSFGVVLLELITGRRPVLSSEPYNDETLVSWARPLLTKALEEDTFDELIDPKLAANYDAVDIQRLIACAAAAVRHTARSRPRMSQIVRYLEGQLSTEALNAGVAPGQSELQDEHAGEQMRRMRRMAFVPGTTGTLTADLSSSYMSDPTSEYGLHPSSSSASDDAGTGEVVGTPRSTDTGEADTQRTSPSRPQTGPGAGTPEGTSGQNSGAAVGMSRRTRSGRAGV, encoded by the exons TTCTACACGGAAATCTTCTTCATTTCTCACGGTGATGTTGTTCTTGCGTCAGGCAATCTCTACAGCCCCTCGCTGCCAGTGACGTCGTCGCACCAGCAATCGCACCCGAAGCCGTCATCAGAGCCCTTACAACGACCTCCGCCGCAAACGTACTCACAACAGGTGCACCCGCCATGGAAAACCAGCAGCGACGCCCCTTCGGCCCCCCTGggcccgccgcctccgcctccgccggtCACCGGCGGCACGGTGTCGTACGCGGACCTGGCCGTTGCGACGGGCGGGTTCTCGGACGCCAACCTGCTGGGGCAGGGCGGGTTCGGGCGCGTCTACCGTGGCGCGCTGCCGGGTGCGGGGGAGGTGGCCATCAAGCGGCTGCTGCCCGGGAGCGGGCAGGGCGACCGCGAGTTCCACGCCGAGGTGGAGATCATCAGCCGCGTGCACCACCGCCACCTCGTCTCCCTCGTCGGCTACTGCATCCACGCCGACCAGCGCCTGCTCGTGTACGAGTACGTGCCCAACAAGACGCTCGAGCTCCACCTGCACG GGAGCGGCCAGCCGACGTTGGAGTGGCCGCAGAGGTGGAAGATCGCGCTCGGATCGGCGAAGGGGTTGGCCTACTTGCACGAGGACT GTGATCCTAAGATTATTCATCGTGATATCAAGGCGGCTAATATTCTCCTGGATTACAACTTTGAGCCAAAG GTTTCAGATTTCGGTTTGGCCAGGATCCAAGCCGGAGGTGACACTCATGTCTCCACGCGCGTGATGGGAACCTTCGG ATACTTGGCGCCAGAGTATGCCCTCAGTGGCAGAGTAACTGACCGGTCCGACGTCTTCTCCTTCGGTGTCGTGCTTCTGGAACTCATCACCGGGAGGAGGCCTGTTCTGTCATCTGAGCCCTACAACGACGAGACTCTGGTTTCCTGG GCAAGACCTCTGCTGACAAAAGCTCTCGAAGAGGATACCTTCGACGAGTTGATCGACCCCAAGCTGGCCGCTAACTACGACGCCGTCGACATACAGAGGCTGATCGCCTGCGCCGCCGCTGCGGTGCGGCACACGGCACGGTCCCGCCCGCGGATGAGCCAG ATTGTTCGGTACCTGGAGGGACAGCTGTCCACCGAGGCCCTGAACGCCGGCGTCGCGCCGGGGCAGAGCGAGCTGCAGGACGAGCACGCGGGCGAGCAGATGCGGCGGATGAGGAGGATGGCGTTCGTGCCGGGGACCACCGGGACCCTCACCGCGGACCTGAGCAGCAGCTACATGAGCGATCCGACGAGCGAGTACGGGCTGCACCCGTCCAGCTCGAGCGCCAGCGACGACGCCGGCACGGGCGAGGTGGTGGGCACGCCGAGGTCTACGGACACGGGGGAGGCGGACACGCAGAGGACGAGCCCGAGCCGGCCGCAGACCGGGCCTGGCGCGGGCACGCCCGAGGGGACGTCGGGACAGAACTCCGGCGCCGCCGTGGGGATGAGCAGGCGCACGCGGTCGGGACGCGCCGGCGTGTGA